A single Gemmatimonadota bacterium DNA region contains:
- a CDS encoding Rieske (2Fe-2S) protein: MSAGNGWIRVGSLADVPPGESRAVKISEGRSVALFNVDGRIHATDNQCPHMGFPLTRGVVKDGVLTCDWHGRSFDLEGGGCFNYECDDLETFPVDIRGDELWVQAGDATYRRRDQHLQLLWEGLLSGDSWTISKATALLLSGGVSEHDIVQLVLRHLGRHVASEQGAGGGGDIVSLLVSGLEVGRRYDGEDRLMALSLAGRAASGRASERLEVITLPPPVSWDQIDGWVRMFSRNMQDFRIERCLHTARENGQEEHIFKLLFECAVAPYFLGFARNVANLGDLARVVDTFGWGEASELVCNLGAKMVGRGRDEPERFHRDAVRLLEGLAPELESRDYGANTRTDYDENAFVDALLSVDVERAFEAVAKTLREGVAIERLITTFVLLAADRMARTPVNVDAGWGSLSTEYNLAASLRHVLVYGGPAAAAKGLFHAAWQIFDNRWINIPSRALDEPLPDHASDAPDGVSASERIVHAIKSLDIHGVGDQVVGYLNSGFDGSELLREIGRAILWDDTNMELLPTLRVTFNEWEGTSGAGAGGADAGGADAARGSGHPSRYQLLVGLARYATDVRLNKNSMASINTAMRFSEGRTTVEVFDD, from the coding sequence ATGAGCGCAGGAAACGGCTGGATCCGGGTAGGTTCCCTCGCGGACGTGCCGCCCGGCGAATCCCGCGCCGTCAAGATCAGCGAAGGGCGCAGCGTCGCCCTGTTCAACGTGGATGGACGCATCCATGCCACGGACAACCAGTGTCCCCACATGGGATTTCCACTGACGCGCGGGGTGGTGAAGGACGGCGTCCTGACCTGCGACTGGCACGGACGCAGCTTCGATCTCGAAGGCGGCGGTTGCTTCAACTACGAATGCGACGACCTGGAGACCTTCCCGGTCGACATCCGCGGGGACGAACTGTGGGTTCAGGCCGGGGACGCGACCTACCGGCGCCGCGACCAGCACTTGCAGCTGCTCTGGGAGGGACTCCTGAGCGGGGATTCGTGGACGATCTCCAAGGCCACCGCCCTGCTGCTGTCCGGCGGCGTTTCGGAACACGACATCGTGCAGTTGGTCCTGCGGCACCTGGGCCGTCACGTGGCGTCGGAGCAGGGCGCGGGCGGGGGCGGCGACATCGTTTCCCTCCTGGTCTCCGGCCTCGAAGTCGGCCGTAGGTACGACGGGGAGGACCGCCTGATGGCCCTGTCGCTGGCCGGTCGCGCAGCGTCGGGGCGGGCGTCTGAACGGCTCGAGGTCATCACGCTGCCGCCGCCCGTGAGCTGGGATCAGATCGACGGCTGGGTGCGCATGTTCTCCCGCAACATGCAGGATTTCAGGATCGAACGGTGCCTGCACACGGCCCGCGAAAACGGCCAGGAAGAGCACATCTTCAAGCTGCTGTTCGAATGCGCCGTGGCTCCGTATTTCCTGGGCTTCGCCCGGAACGTGGCCAACCTGGGGGACCTCGCCCGGGTGGTGGATACCTTCGGATGGGGCGAGGCGTCCGAACTGGTCTGCAACCTCGGCGCCAAGATGGTCGGGCGGGGACGGGACGAGCCGGAGCGTTTTCACCGGGACGCAGTGCGCCTGCTCGAAGGCCTCGCGCCTGAACTCGAATCCCGGGATTACGGGGCGAACACCCGCACCGACTACGACGAGAACGCCTTCGTGGACGCCCTGCTGAGCGTGGACGTCGAACGCGCTTTCGAAGCCGTGGCCAAGACCCTGCGGGAAGGCGTGGCCATCGAGCGCCTCATCACGACCTTCGTCCTGCTCGCGGCGGACCGCATGGCCCGCACGCCCGTGAACGTCGACGCCGGATGGGGTTCCCTGTCCACCGAGTACAACCTGGCGGCCTCCCTGCGGCACGTCCTCGTTTACGGCGGTCCCGCGGCCGCGGCGAAGGGCCTCTTCCACGCGGCCTGGCAGATCTTCGACAACCGCTGGATCAACATTCCCTCCCGCGCCCTCGACGAACCCCTTCCGGATCATGCTTCGGACGCGCCGGACGGGGTCTCCGCTTCGGAGCGCATCGTCCATGCCATCAAGTCGCTGGATATCCACGGGGTGGGCGACCAGGTGGTGGGTTACCTGAACAGCGGCTTCGACGGTTCGGAGCTGCTCAGGGAAATCGGCCGGGCCATCCTGTGGGACGATACCAACATGGAGCTGCTGCCCACGCTGCGCGTCACCTTCAATGAATGGGAAGGCACGAGCGGCGCGGGCGCAGGCGGCGCGGACGCAGGCGGCGCGGACGCCGCCCGCGGATCGGGTCACCCGTCCCGGTACCAGCTCCTGGTGGGGCTGGCCAGGTACGCGACGGACGTGCGCCTGAACAAGAACAGCATGGCATCCATCAACACGGCCATGCGGTTCTCGGAAGGACGGACGACGGTCGAAGTGTTCGACGACTAG
- the polA gene encoding DNA polymerase I produces the protein MTEAQKTLFLLDGMALAYRGHFGLIRNPRMTSTGMNVSMVFAIANTILGILNKNRPTHIAAVFDTPEPTHRHEQYPEYKAQRDAMPEDLSIALPYLFRLIEGFNIPVIRVPGWEADDVIGTLAKQADEAGFTTFMVTPDKDYAQLVSEQSYICKPGNTGDNFETMGVAEVLEKWGIERVDQVIDVLGLMGDTSDNVPGVPGVGEKTAQKLIAQFGSVENLLENTHELKGKQKERIEDNRDMAVLSKSLVTIERDVPLDVTPDALTVKERKEEELKKLFVELEFNTLGKRLFGDDFSAAPRLTVAGSQEDLFSDDQLKTIAEVEHDYRCVDTAEARAALIDELSRASSFCFDMETTSLDPKTCEILGFAFSIKPHIGYYVPMPDGRKQVLRVAGEFQSLFDDTGRELIGHNIKFDLSVLRWHGITVSCRIFDTMLAAYVTVPDLRRTMDYLSQALLGYTPISITTLIGEKGEDQGTLKDAPLEKVVEYAAEDADITLQLAELLRPRIGEMNQDTVFTDIECPLVPALVEMEHEGVRMDVGQLEHLSSLLDEEIQRSSDRITELAGESVDFNSAKQLGHILFDKLKIDPNAKRTAKTGQYSTAEAILRRLAPKHEIVEQILHYRMCTKLNSVYVSQLPHAVFQQTGRVHTSYEQAVIATGRIQSHGPNLQTIPVRTEMGRQIRKAFVPRDDNYLLMAADYSQIELRIAAELSRDEGMMETFIQHEDIHSATAMKIYDVDYDGVTDEMRRRAKTVNFGIIYGISAFGLAERLNIPRGQGQELIDQYFAKYPGTRKYMDETVKFAEENGFVETMTGRRRYLRDINSRNNTTKRAEERVAINSRIQGTAADLIKLAMTRIHNELKKQACRTRMLLQVHDELVFDLHKSEQDTVPGLIEECMRGALPMTVPIEVEIGIGANWLEAH, from the coding sequence ATGACTGAGGCCCAGAAGACCCTGTTCCTGCTGGACGGGATGGCACTGGCCTATCGCGGTCATTTCGGATTGATCCGTAATCCGAGGATGACTTCGACGGGAATGAACGTATCCATGGTGTTCGCCATCGCCAATACCATCCTCGGCATCCTGAACAAGAACAGGCCCACCCACATCGCCGCGGTGTTCGATACGCCCGAACCGACCCACCGTCACGAGCAGTATCCCGAGTACAAGGCGCAGCGGGACGCCATGCCCGAAGACCTGAGCATCGCGCTGCCCTACCTGTTCCGGCTGATCGAAGGGTTCAACATCCCGGTGATCCGCGTCCCGGGCTGGGAGGCCGACGACGTGATCGGGACCCTGGCGAAGCAGGCCGACGAAGCGGGTTTCACCACCTTCATGGTCACGCCGGACAAGGACTACGCGCAACTCGTTTCCGAGCAGTCCTACATCTGCAAACCCGGGAACACCGGGGACAACTTCGAAACCATGGGCGTGGCCGAGGTGCTGGAGAAATGGGGAATCGAGCGGGTCGACCAGGTGATCGACGTGCTCGGACTCATGGGGGATACCAGCGACAACGTGCCCGGCGTCCCGGGGGTCGGCGAAAAGACCGCGCAGAAGCTCATCGCCCAGTTCGGGTCCGTAGAGAACCTGCTGGAAAACACCCACGAATTGAAGGGAAAGCAGAAAGAGCGCATCGAGGATAACCGGGACATGGCCGTGTTGTCGAAGAGCCTGGTCACCATCGAGCGGGACGTGCCGTTGGACGTCACCCCGGACGCGCTGACCGTCAAGGAACGTAAGGAGGAGGAACTCAAGAAGCTGTTCGTCGAGCTGGAGTTCAATACCCTGGGCAAGCGGCTCTTCGGGGACGATTTCTCGGCGGCCCCCCGGCTGACCGTCGCCGGCAGCCAGGAAGACCTGTTTTCCGACGACCAGTTGAAGACGATCGCGGAGGTGGAGCACGACTACCGTTGCGTTGACACCGCAGAAGCCCGCGCGGCACTTATCGACGAGCTTTCCCGTGCGTCTTCCTTCTGTTTCGACATGGAAACGACGAGCCTGGATCCCAAGACCTGCGAAATCCTGGGTTTTGCCTTCTCGATCAAGCCGCATATCGGCTACTACGTGCCCATGCCCGACGGACGGAAGCAGGTACTGAGGGTCGCCGGCGAGTTCCAGTCCCTCTTCGACGATACCGGCAGGGAGCTCATCGGGCACAACATCAAGTTCGACCTTTCCGTGCTGCGGTGGCACGGGATCACCGTGTCCTGCCGCATCTTCGACACGATGCTGGCGGCCTACGTGACCGTGCCGGACCTGCGCCGCACCATGGATTACCTCTCCCAGGCCCTCCTGGGCTACACGCCGATCTCCATCACCACGCTCATCGGCGAGAAGGGCGAGGATCAGGGCACGCTGAAGGATGCGCCGCTGGAAAAGGTCGTGGAATACGCGGCCGAGGACGCGGATATCACGCTGCAGCTGGCCGAACTCCTGCGGCCCCGGATCGGCGAGATGAACCAGGATACCGTCTTCACGGACATCGAGTGCCCCCTCGTGCCCGCTCTCGTGGAAATGGAGCACGAAGGCGTGCGGATGGACGTGGGGCAGCTCGAGCACCTTTCTAGCCTGCTCGATGAAGAGATACAGCGGTCTTCGGACCGGATCACCGAACTGGCCGGGGAATCCGTGGACTTCAATTCGGCCAAGCAACTCGGGCACATCCTCTTCGACAAGCTGAAAATCGATCCCAACGCCAAGCGCACGGCCAAGACCGGCCAGTATTCGACGGCGGAAGCCATACTGCGCCGGCTTGCGCCCAAGCACGAGATCGTGGAACAGATTCTCCACTACCGGATGTGCACCAAGCTCAATTCCGTATACGTCAGCCAGCTGCCCCACGCCGTGTTCCAGCAGACCGGGCGCGTGCATACCTCCTACGAACAGGCCGTGATCGCCACCGGCCGGATCCAGTCCCACGGGCCCAACCTGCAGACCATCCCGGTCCGTACGGAGATGGGCCGGCAGATCAGGAAGGCCTTCGTGCCGCGGGACGACAACTACCTCCTGATGGCCGCGGACTATTCCCAGATCGAACTGCGCATCGCGGCCGAGCTCAGCCGTGACGAGGGCATGATGGAGACCTTCATCCAGCACGAGGACATCCACTCGGCGACGGCCATGAAGATCTACGACGTGGACTACGACGGCGTGACCGACGAGATGCGCCGGCGCGCCAAGACCGTGAATTTCGGGATTATCTACGGCATCTCCGCCTTCGGGCTGGCCGAACGGCTCAACATCCCGCGGGGTCAGGGCCAGGAATTGATCGACCAGTACTTCGCGAAGTATCCGGGGACGCGCAAGTATATGGACGAAACGGTCAAGTTCGCGGAGGAGAACGGATTCGTCGAGACCATGACGGGCCGGCGCCGGTACCTGCGGGACATCAATTCCCGGAACAACACCACCAAGCGCGCCGAGGAGCGCGTCGCCATCAATTCCCGCATCCAGGGCACGGCGGCCGACCTGATCAAGCTGGCCATGACGCGGATTCACAACGAGTTGAAAAAGCAGGCGTGCCGCACGCGGATGCTGCTGCAGGTGCATGACGAACTCGTCTTCGACCTGCATAAATCGGAACAGGACACCGTGCCCGGCCTGATCGAGGAATGCATGCGGGGCGCGCTGCCCATGACCGTGCCCATCGAAGTGGAAATCGGCATCGGCGCGAACTGGCTGGAAGCCCACTAG
- a CDS encoding amidohydrolase produces the protein MVFDFHTHFYTSAYLDEIEQGGYQAVMVRDAAGNRLLKLDGDYSMIAPGHFDADRVIEHMDRHGVDRQLLSFSIPGLHVEEPDAGRRLARIVNEALAETVARHPGRLSALAVLPLQDPAASAAELLRTAESLNLRGGMLFSNINGLSLGAHEFQELYEAASSLDLPLFVHPTTPHAHDVYAAYRLTPMAGFPFDTSVAALHLVFSGTMAAFPDLKVVLGNLGGTIPFLAGRIDQAYRSYPEAREKLDRPPSEYLKRMYYESAGMPDSGALRLTIDFAGIDRVMFGSDFPQQIADVGLGLRTIDELGLDEAARRRIVGRNAAGLLKE, from the coding sequence TTGGTATTCGATTTCCACACCCATTTCTATACCTCCGCCTACCTCGATGAGATCGAACAGGGAGGATACCAGGCAGTGATGGTCAGGGATGCCGCCGGCAATCGCCTGCTGAAGCTGGATGGCGATTACAGCATGATCGCGCCGGGTCATTTCGACGCGGATCGCGTGATAGAGCATATGGACCGTCACGGGGTGGACCGGCAGCTGCTCAGTTTTTCGATCCCCGGACTGCACGTCGAGGAACCGGATGCCGGCCGCCGCCTCGCCCGGATCGTGAACGAGGCCCTGGCCGAGACCGTAGCGCGCCATCCAGGACGGCTGTCCGCCCTGGCGGTCCTTCCATTGCAAGACCCGGCCGCTTCGGCGGCGGAACTGCTCCGCACCGCGGAGTCGCTGAACCTGCGGGGCGGCATGCTGTTTTCAAATATCAACGGCCTGTCACTGGGCGCCCATGAGTTTCAAGAACTCTATGAGGCGGCCTCTTCCCTGGACCTGCCGCTCTTCGTACATCCCACCACGCCACATGCCCATGACGTTTACGCGGCGTACAGGCTGACGCCCATGGCCGGGTTCCCTTTCGACACGTCGGTGGCCGCCCTGCACCTGGTATTCAGTGGAACGATGGCGGCCTTCCCGGACCTGAAGGTCGTGCTGGGTAACCTGGGCGGCACCATCCCCTTTCTCGCGGGCCGGATCGACCAGGCCTACCGTTCCTACCCCGAGGCTCGAGAGAAACTGGACCGACCGCCGTCGGAGTACCTGAAGCGCATGTACTATGAGTCCGCGGGGATGCCGGACAGCGGAGCGCTTCGCCTTACAATCGACTTCGCCGGTATCGACCGGGTGATGTTCGGTTCCGACTTCCCCCAGCAGATCGCCGACGTCGGCCTGGGGCTGCGGACCATCGATGAACTGGGGTTGGATGAAGCGGCCAGGCGGCGCATCGTCGGCCGGAACGCGGCAGGACTTTTGAAGGAATAG
- a CDS encoding aminotransferase class V-fold PLP-dependent enzyme, which produces MLIDPSEFIGTQGITHLCTGGESPMLKTHGDAVHRFFEDKLLGEEGRRRLELVSSRCKEKVGRLFGVQPDDIGFLTSTSEGINLLVYALDWKPGDNVVVADVEFPSDVLPWTLLKDRGVELRIVENNNWHTDLEDLDQAIDENTRVVNVSHVSYFTGQRLPLPELADIVHRKNAQLCLDVTHSAGVVPVEAQYADFVVSSCYKWLMAVHGVGIFYWNRERVPELNPPFVGWHTPAYLPDWKDPSAYIPREDASRFTPGNETWIGVYILDNALDCLLGIGIDRIEEHVLHLSTRVWDGLSDLGWEVITPRAEAERAGNVCFTAADVNAVTHALEDQNILIFGAYGGVGRARVSTHFYNTDRDVDRFLEVMREIPVTRPASTPGRDFSKAGGVAAESQG; this is translated from the coding sequence ATGCTGATAGATCCTTCCGAGTTCATTGGAACCCAGGGAATAACCCACCTGTGTACCGGCGGCGAGTCGCCCATGCTGAAGACCCATGGCGACGCTGTTCACCGATTCTTCGAGGACAAGCTTTTGGGAGAAGAAGGACGCAGGCGCCTGGAATTGGTTTCCTCGAGATGCAAGGAAAAAGTCGGGCGGCTGTTTGGCGTACAGCCCGACGATATCGGTTTCCTGACCTCTACTTCCGAAGGCATCAATCTGCTGGTCTACGCCCTCGACTGGAAACCCGGCGACAACGTGGTAGTGGCCGACGTGGAGTTCCCTTCGGACGTATTGCCGTGGACTCTGTTGAAGGACCGCGGCGTGGAACTTCGGATCGTGGAAAACAATAACTGGCACACGGACTTGGAAGATCTTGATCAAGCGATAGATGAAAACACCAGGGTGGTTAATGTCAGCCATGTCAGCTATTTCACCGGCCAACGCCTTCCCCTTCCCGAGCTTGCCGATATCGTACACCGCAAGAACGCCCAACTCTGTCTCGACGTCACCCATTCCGCGGGCGTCGTTCCGGTCGAAGCGCAGTACGCGGACTTCGTCGTATCCAGCTGCTACAAATGGCTCATGGCCGTGCACGGGGTCGGTATCTTCTACTGGAACCGGGAACGCGTACCCGAGTTGAACCCGCCATTCGTCGGCTGGCATACGCCGGCCTACCTGCCCGACTGGAAGGATCCCTCCGCGTACATTCCCCGGGAGGATGCCAGCCGGTTCACGCCGGGCAACGAAACCTGGATCGGAGTGTACATCCTGGACAACGCCCTGGACTGCCTGCTGGGCATCGGGATCGACCGCATCGAGGAGCACGTGCTACACCTGAGCACCCGCGTGTGGGACGGCCTGTCGGACCTGGGCTGGGAGGTCATCACGCCCCGGGCGGAAGCGGAACGAGCCGGAAACGTCTGCTTTACCGCGGCGGACGTCAACGCGGTAACCCATGCCCTGGAGGATCAGAACATATTGATCTTCGGCGCCTATGGCGGCGTGGGCAGGGCCCGTGTGTCCACCCATTTCTACAATACGGACCGTGACGTGGACCGGTTCCTCGAAGTGATGCGGGAGATTCCGGTGACCCGTCCGGCGTCGACCCCCGGCAGAGACTTCAGTAAAGCGGGCGGGGTGGCGGCCGAAAGCCAGGGCTGA
- a CDS encoding butyryl-CoA dehydrogenase: MEFELSEEHQMVERMVYDFARNEILPSIREHDRNGTFPHDLLPKMAAQGFMGICLPVRYEGAGMDFISLGLLAEGLEWADSSVRETIAVHLGLHALPIFQWGTEEQKERFLPPLATGENIACFGLTEPGAGSDVAAMGSRARKEGDTYLVSGEKMWITLSDVADRFLVFAKTNQEEGTRGITAFLLERGWEGLTTGTIKGKMGVRASNTGWINMDQVPVPESHRLGEEGEGFKIAMSCLDNARYTVAAGAVGLMKYCLEASVSYARQRRTFGQPIGDHQLVKQLIAQMKQRVDLGELAVRKVGWLKNRGTRNTRETSMAKWYCTESAFTTASDAVQVHGAYGYSDEYDVERHLRNSKSAVIYEGTSQIHQLMQADYEFGNRTDRPLRCEMPAYDPDYWQN, translated from the coding sequence ATGGAATTCGAGTTAAGCGAAGAACACCAGATGGTCGAACGGATGGTCTATGATTTCGCCCGCAACGAGATCCTGCCCTCCATCCGGGAGCACGATCGAAACGGAACTTTCCCCCACGACCTGCTGCCCAAAATGGCGGCGCAGGGATTCATGGGCATCTGCCTCCCGGTTCGCTACGAAGGGGCCGGCATGGACTTCATCTCCCTCGGCCTGCTGGCGGAAGGCCTGGAATGGGCCGACTCTTCCGTACGGGAGACGATCGCGGTCCACCTCGGCCTGCACGCCCTGCCCATCTTCCAATGGGGCACCGAAGAACAGAAGGAACGGTTCCTGCCGCCCCTGGCCACCGGCGAAAACATCGCCTGTTTCGGACTGACCGAACCCGGCGCGGGTTCGGACGTGGCCGCCATGGGCAGCCGGGCCCGGAAGGAAGGCGACACCTACCTGGTCAGCGGCGAGAAGATGTGGATCACGCTGTCCGACGTGGCGGACCGCTTTCTCGTTTTCGCGAAGACGAACCAGGAGGAAGGCACGCGAGGCATCACCGCCTTCCTGCTCGAACGCGGGTGGGAAGGTCTGACCACCGGCACGATCAAGGGCAAGATGGGGGTGCGGGCCAGCAACACGGGCTGGATCAACATGGACCAGGTCCCCGTGCCCGAGTCCCACCGGCTGGGAGAAGAGGGCGAAGGATTCAAGATTGCCATGTCCTGTCTCGACAATGCCCGCTATACCGTGGCGGCTGGCGCCGTAGGCCTGATGAAATACTGCCTGGAAGCGTCCGTGTCGTACGCCCGGCAGCGCCGGACCTTCGGCCAGCCGATCGGCGACCATCAACTCGTCAAGCAACTCATCGCCCAGATGAAGCAGCGCGTCGACCTGGGTGAACTGGCGGTGCGCAAGGTCGGATGGCTAAAGAACCGGGGAACGCGGAACACCCGGGAGACTAGCATGGCCAAGTGGTACTGCACGGAGTCGGCCTTCACCACGGCCAGCGACGCGGTGCAGGTCCACGGCGCCTACGGATACTCCGACGAATACGACGTGGAACGACATCTGCGCAACAGCAAGAGCGCGGTAATCTACGAGGGCACGTCGCAGATCCACCAACTCATGCAGGCGGACTACGAGTTCGGCAACCGGACGGACCGCCCGCTCCGGTGCGAGATGCCCGCTTACGATCCGGATTACTGGCAGAACTGA
- a CDS encoding electron transfer flavoprotein subunit beta/FixA family protein: MLSCRSTQRGRGTQRGNGSLNIIALVKQTPDTAQLSASMDGLKLSAEGGPRIVNPWDEYTLETAIQAREEHGGEVTALCLGPPEAADALKTALAMGVDEAVLVSDPAMADSDSLTSARILVAAIRKIGAFDLIVGGRAAIDGNTAATAVQVAALLDVPLVSYVAELRNLDPSNGTISAVRLLEKARETVTSRLPALISVVKEINEPRYPSLIGIRKAARTSIPVWRCEDLGLDASGVGAGASGVEWRTALPPVREAHIEMIDGGPEDAARTLVDRLMEEKVI, from the coding sequence ATGCTGTCATGTCGAAGTACACAACGAGGTAGAGGTACACAGCGAGGTAACGGTTCCTTGAACATCATCGCCCTGGTGAAGCAGACGCCCGATACGGCGCAGTTGTCCGCCTCCATGGACGGCCTCAAGCTGTCCGCCGAGGGCGGACCCCGTATCGTCAACCCCTGGGACGAGTACACGTTGGAAACGGCCATACAAGCCCGGGAGGAGCACGGCGGCGAGGTGACCGCGCTGTGCCTGGGGCCTCCCGAAGCGGCCGACGCGTTGAAGACCGCGCTGGCCATGGGCGTGGACGAAGCCGTCCTGGTATCGGACCCGGCCATGGCGGATAGCGACAGCCTCACGTCGGCGCGTATCCTGGTTGCGGCCATCCGCAAAATCGGTGCCTTCGACCTGATCGTTGGGGGCCGGGCGGCGATCGACGGCAATACGGCCGCGACGGCCGTGCAGGTCGCGGCCCTGCTCGATGTACCGCTCGTTTCCTATGTGGCTGAGCTCCGGAACCTGGACCCGTCGAACGGGACCATCTCGGCGGTCAGATTACTCGAGAAAGCGCGGGAGACGGTCACCAGCCGGCTTCCGGCCCTGATCTCGGTCGTCAAGGAGATCAACGAACCCCGGTATCCGAGCCTCATCGGCATACGCAAGGCGGCCCGGACCAGCATTCCCGTATGGCGTTGCGAGGATCTCGGTCTCGATGCGTCGGGCGTGGGCGCCGGGGCCTCGGGGGTCGAATGGCGGACGGCCCTTCCTCCCGTGCGGGAAGCGCACATCGAAATGATCGATGGCGGCCCCGAAGACGCGGCCAGGACCCTGGTGGACCGGTTGATGGAAGAAAAGGTCATTTAG
- a CDS encoding electron transfer flavoprotein subunit alpha/FixB family protein, producing the protein MALRGSRSRCVGRGRRGLGGRMADGPSSRAGSAHRNDRWRPRRRGQDPGGPVDGRKGHLGGKIERMASNLLVWIELVDGQADPIAWQAMAAAGKVAGEIGGSLTAAVFGDGVDEIARQAVEAGADRVYTVDDPSLGRYRVEPYAKLLARILENEPPSVVLMGASTAGLELSAYVAALAGAGLAPDCTDLLVEGDRLAAVRPALVGNLISTVTFRGTGHRFITVRRNIFQPADPDPSRSGEIIEVPAVLSEDEIPTSVTSVETADSTVSLTEASIIVSGGRGVGGPEGFQPVRELADALGGALGASRAAVDAGWIPYAHQVGQTGKTVQPDLYIACGISGAIQHLAGMKNARVIVAINKDADVPLYKYAHYGIAGDLFSYLPAIAEEVKKRLGR; encoded by the coding sequence ATGGCGTTGCGAGGATCTCGGTCTCGATGCGTCGGGCGTGGGCGCCGGGGCCTCGGGGGTCGAATGGCGGACGGCCCTTCCTCCCGTGCGGGAAGCGCACATCGAAATGATCGATGGCGGCCCCGAAGACGCGGCCAGGACCCTGGTGGACCGGTTGATGGAAGAAAAGGTCATTTAGGCGGGAAAATCGAACGGATGGCAAGCAACTTACTCGTATGGATTGAACTGGTGGACGGGCAGGCGGACCCGATCGCATGGCAGGCGATGGCCGCTGCGGGCAAAGTCGCCGGCGAAATCGGCGGTTCCCTGACCGCCGCCGTGTTCGGTGACGGTGTCGACGAGATCGCCCGGCAGGCCGTCGAGGCCGGCGCGGACCGCGTGTACACCGTCGATGATCCTTCACTGGGCCGCTACCGCGTGGAGCCCTACGCGAAGCTCCTGGCGCGGATCCTGGAGAACGAACCGCCTTCCGTGGTCCTGATGGGGGCGAGTACGGCCGGCCTGGAGCTTTCGGCCTACGTCGCCGCCCTCGCCGGTGCGGGCCTGGCGCCGGACTGCACCGACCTGCTTGTGGAAGGCGATAGGTTGGCCGCGGTCCGCCCCGCGCTGGTCGGCAACCTGATATCCACCGTGACGTTCCGGGGCACCGGGCATCGTTTCATCACGGTGCGGCGCAATATCTTCCAGCCGGCGGATCCGGATCCGTCCCGGTCCGGGGAGATCATCGAGGTGCCTGCCGTGCTGTCCGAGGACGAGATCCCCACCAGCGTGACGTCCGTGGAGACCGCGGACAGCACCGTCAGCCTGACCGAAGCAAGCATCATCGTATCGGGCGGCCGCGGCGTGGGCGGACCGGAGGGTTTCCAGCCCGTTCGCGAACTGGCGGACGCCCTGGGCGGCGCCCTCGGCGCCAGCCGGGCCGCGGTGGACGCCGGGTGGATACCCTATGCCCACCAGGTCGGCCAGACCGGAAAGACGGTACAGCCCGACCTGTACATCGCCTGCGGGATTTCCGGCGCGATACAGCACCTGGCGGGCATGAAGAACGCCCGCGTGATCGTGGCCATCAACAAAGACGCCGACGTGCCGCTGTACAAGTACGCCCACTACGGCATCGCCGGCGACCTCTTCAGTTACCTGCCCGCCATCGCGGAAGAAGTGAAGAAACGGCTGGGCCGATAG